The DNA region AAAAAACCGATGCGGCTGACCATGCACCAGCTGGAAACCGAGTTCCGCAGCAAGGAATTCCCAGTCTCACTCGTCTGCGCCGGGAACCGCCGCAAAGAACAAAACATGGTCAAACAGACCATAGGTTTCAACTGGGGCGCCGCTGGCGTCTCCACCTCTGTGTGGCGGGGCGTGCCTCTTACGCGCCATCCTGAAACGTTGTGGGATTTACAGCAAGAAAAAAGGTGCACTCAACGTCTGTTTCGAAGGGGCGGAGGATttacccggcggcgggggatCTAAATATGGGACTAGTTTAATGAAGGAAATCGCCATGGATCCGGCGAGAGATATTATATTGGCTTACATGCAGAACGGCGAAAGATTAGCTCCGGATCACGGGTTTCCCGTGAGGATGATAATTCCAGGATTTATTGGTGGAAGAATGGTGAAATGGTTGAAACGTATAATTGTGACGACAAAAGAATCCGataattattatcattatcgGGATAACAGAGTTCTTCCTTCTCATGTTGACTGCTGAACTCGCTAATGCCGAaggtaattttttaaattattattttattttattgtgaagattatttatttgcactttaagttaaaaaataagtaatttatatatattcttgcatgaataaaaatatcatataataattttttatattatgttttcAGCTTGGTGGTACAAGCCCGAATACACTAATAAACGATCTGAACATCAACTCAGTGATTACAACACCCTGTCACGAGGAAATCCTGCCCATTAACTCGTGGACGACTCAGAGGCCTTACACGTTAAGGGGTTACTCTTATTCTGGTAAGAGCTCCCACTCCAATTCTTTACATGCTTACAATTTAATttcatgtatatatgtttttggGTAATCCCAAAGTTTATCCAATGGTGGCATGCAATGTTTTAGGaaacgtaaaaaaaaaaatattacatgcGAATAAGTTTAGATATGTAGTGTCTAAGGTAGAgtgaataaattaaaataaatcatatctACGTAGATAGCGATGATTCGACTAAACTCTGGTTTTTGTTTTTGCCTGAAAACTAACTGCAAACCGACTGGAAAACCATGAGCATGCACACAGACACATAATCAAACATATTGTCATCTATAATTGCAAGACATAactttttattactttttaaaaatattttattttctacaTATATTGTTTGACTTTTCAAATATAAAACCCATCGGGTGCGTTGCACACATACTTTCCAAGTGGATTATAAAAACGGGACACTTGATATTTGTTTAAATGTGTGGAATCCACTCTTTCGGCAGAAGAATTGATTAAGGAACTATGTTATAAGGACTGTACGAGAATATTCATAGATAGTGACCATCAGATtgactaatatatatatatatataataacatTTAATTTCCAGCATCTTAGGGTCATACGTACTTTACAGCTGCATGTGACGGAACAAAGCACCTAAAAATTTCCAACCTTTctgattatatatattttaattattttcacaTGACTCAATGAGCAAACCATAAGGTCTAGTAGAAGATTTGTGAAATTAGTGAATTTAGTGTAATGATTAAAAAGTCACGTATTCGGAGAAAAAACACGTGATTTTTACtatatttttctttcaaatttcaATGACAATGATTGAATTTATGTTGACGCGGATAGATCTTGATTTTTATAATTAAGCATCTATAGTTTTTGTCaacatcaaataattaaatggCATTTTTCTTGATGAGATGTATCAAGTGGGATTAATTTGAAATCAAATGAAATAGGTGGTGGGAAGAAAGTGACAAGAGTGGAGGTGACTATGGATGGGGGTGAAACATGGCAAGTTTGCGTGTTGGACCACCCTGAGAAGCCTAACAAGTACGGTAAATACTGGTGTTGGTGCTTCTGGTCACTCGAGGTCGAGGTGCTCGACCTTCTTGGAGCCAAGGAAATCGCGGTTCGGGCTTGGGATGAGACTCTCAACACACAGCCTGAGAAACTGATTTGGAATGTCATGGTATGTCTATACTTGAACAGTTAGTATACATGTacaattatttgttgttatggTTAAAaatcacttttttttttcaaaatttctaattattatatatttcttGGTTCAGGGTATGATGAACAACTGTTGGTTCCGAATAAAAACCAACATGTGCAAGCCGCACAGGGGAGAGGTTGGAATCTTATTCGAGCACCCAACTCAACCGGGGAACCAAACTGGCGGATGGATGGCGAAGGAGCGCTACCTAGAAAAATCGTTAAACGAAAATCCAATCTTAAAGAAGAGTGTGTCCTCCCCATTCATGAACACCACCTCAACTATGTTATCCATGTCGGAGGTTAAGAAACACAACTCCGCTGATTCAGCCTGGATCATTGTCCATGGCCATGTCTATGACTGCACCCCTTTCCTCAAAGATCATCCTGGAGGCACAGACAGCATTCTCATCAATGCTGGAATGGACTGCACAGAAGAATTTGACGCCATACATTCCAGTAAGGCGAAGAAAATGCTCGAAGAATATAGGATCGGGGAGTTGATCAAAACCGGCTACGCCTCTGCTGATTCGTCGCCGAATAACTCAGTCCACGGCCCCACCGGTAATGGTATCTTCCCCCTCACGCCAATCAAAGAATTGTCGCCACTACTTAGAGGTGTCGCTCTTGTGCCACGTGAAAAAATTCCATGCAAACTCGTGGCCAAAACTTCCATCTCACACGACGTGCGATTGTTCCGATTCGCACTGCCGAATGAAGAGCATGTGCTTGGTTTACCAGTTGGAAAACACATCTTTGTCTGTGCCACCGTTGATGAAAAGCTTTGCATGCGTGCATACACCCCATCTAGCGGCGTCGAAGCAGTCGGATATTTCGAGCTCGTGGTCAAGGTATACTTCAAAGGGATGCATCCGAAATTCCCTAATGGCGGGTTAATGTCGCAGCATCTTGATTCCCTGACTGTGGGTTCATTTATCGACGTGAAAGGGCCGTTAGGGCACATTGAATACCTCGGAAAAGGGATTTTCACAGTGCATGGCAAGCAAAAGTCGGCTAAGAAACTCGCAATGATCGCCGGTGGAACTGGAATCACCCCAATCTATCAAGTCATGCAGGCGATTCTGAAAGATTCTGAGGATGAAACCGAGATGTATGTCGTGTACGCAAATCGAACGGAGGACGACATTTTGCTAAGAGACGAGCTTGACGAGTGGGCGGAGAAATATCCAAACAGGGTTAAAGTGTGGTACGTGGTGCAGGAGAGTGTACAGGAAGGGTGGAAATATAGTTTGGGATTTGTAACAGAGAGCACATTGAGAGAGCATATTCCAGGGCCCGAAAAAACTCTGGCATTAGCCTGCGGGCC from Primulina tabacum isolate GXHZ01 chromosome 14, ASM2559414v2, whole genome shotgun sequence includes:
- the LOC142524845 gene encoding LOW QUALITY PROTEIN: nitrate reductase [NADH] 1-like (The sequence of the model RefSeq protein was modified relative to this genomic sequence to represent the inferred CDS: deleted 3 bases in 3 codons), whose amino-acid sequence is MAASVENRQFRNLEPGLPRPYKPVPTTHRRSDSPVRGFNFPPSPDPAFSNITLNNGNFVADYSSSDEDDDENEWAVHIKKVNAEVEPSVLDSRDELTADNWVERNPSMVRLTGKHPFNAEAPLPRLMHHGFITPVPLHYVRNHGPVPKGTWDEWTVEITGLVKKPMRLTMHQLETEFRSKEFPVSLVCAGNRRKEQNMVKQTIGFNWGAAGVSTSVWRGVPLTAILKRCGIYSKKKGALNVCFEGAEDLPGGGGSKYGTSLMKEIAMDPARDIILAYMQNGERLAPDHGFPVRMIIPGFIGGRMVKWLKRIIVTTKESDNYYHYRDNRVLPSHVDAELANAEAWWYKPEYLINDLNINSVITTPCHEEILPINSWTTQRPYTLRGYSYSGGGKKVTRVEVTMDGGETWQVCVLDHPEKPNKYGKYWCWCFWSLEVEVLDLLGAKEIAVRAWDETLNTQPEKLIWNVMGMMNNCWFRIKTNMCKPHRGEVGILFEHPTQPGNQTGGWMAKERYLEKSLNENPILKKSVSSPFMNTTSTMLSMSEVKKHNSADSAWIIVHGHVYDCTPFLKDHPGGTDSILINAGMDCTEEFDAIHSSKAKKMLEEYRIGELIKTGYASADSSPNNSVHGPTGNGIFPLTPIKELSPLLRGVALVPREKIPCKLVAKTSISHDVRLFRFALPNEEHVLGLPVGKHIFVCATVDEKLCMRAYTPSSGVEAVGYFELVVKVYFKGMHPKFPNGGLMSQHLDSLTVGSFIDVKGPLGHIEYLGKGIFTVHGKQKSAKKLAMIAGGTGITPIYQVMQAILKDSEDETEMYVVYANRTEDDILLRDELDEWAEKYPNRVKVWYVVQESVQEGWKYSLGFVTESTLREHIPGPEKTLALACGPPPMLQFAVNPNLEKMGYDIKENLLVF